The following proteins are encoded in a genomic region of Gammaproteobacteria bacterium:
- a CDS encoding sulfide:quinone oxidoreductase, protein MAKTVILGAGFAGQYAAIILQDALKGKGNHEVIVVNPTTTFTFIPSLIWVGIGQMETKKTQFELKPVYDRLGIKFVQGLATEIHPDEQYVVVDMKDGSSKDPIRVNYDYLINATGPFLNFDATPGLGPEKGHTYSICTPGHAEQTAQRYLQLVEKLKKGGRASIVVGTGHGTCTCQGAAFEFIAQIHNDLTDRGLRNQVDLKWVSNEPQLGDFGIDGFETKMMMGSILFTSNDMAESIYTDYNIQAQVRSHVSRVDEEFIHTEDVDGKIGKIQYDFAMLIPPFRGKPIRYLDRDGNDLASKLLNPGGFLKVDAVYGKPYDQLDGQDWPKTYQNPIYKNMFAAGIAFAPPGCMSKPMTAPSGALICPAIPRTGYTSELTGKAAALNIAEMIQGREPSHTASLAETPGMCIASLKGSVTSGSGCTIGIYPIVRDRKRFPESNGRDINATTVDMGLAGAWIKKGLHHAFLYKLSAKPMWKYMP, encoded by the coding sequence ATGGCTAAAACCGTAATTCTGGGTGCCGGATTTGCCGGACAATATGCTGCAATCATTTTGCAAGATGCCCTCAAGGGAAAGGGTAATCACGAAGTTATTGTAGTGAATCCAACCACCACGTTCACCTTTATTCCCTCGTTGATCTGGGTTGGGATCGGTCAGATGGAGACCAAAAAAACCCAGTTTGAACTCAAGCCTGTTTACGATCGTCTCGGTATCAAATTTGTTCAAGGGTTGGCTACGGAGATACATCCAGACGAACAGTATGTCGTCGTGGATATGAAGGATGGCTCCAGCAAAGATCCTATCCGTGTTAACTATGATTACCTGATCAATGCAACGGGTCCATTCCTGAATTTCGATGCTACCCCCGGACTAGGGCCAGAGAAAGGCCACACCTATTCTATCTGTACCCCTGGCCACGCCGAGCAGACCGCACAACGTTATCTGCAATTGGTAGAAAAGCTGAAGAAGGGGGGCCGTGCCTCGATTGTTGTTGGTACTGGGCATGGTACCTGTACCTGCCAAGGCGCGGCCTTTGAATTCATCGCTCAGATCCATAATGACTTGACCGATCGTGGTCTCCGCAATCAGGTTGATCTCAAATGGGTGTCCAACGAGCCGCAGCTCGGTGATTTTGGTATTGATGGATTCGAGACCAAGATGATGATGGGCTCCATCTTGTTCACCTCGAATGATATGGCTGAATCCATTTATACCGACTATAACATCCAGGCCCAGGTACGGAGCCATGTCAGCCGGGTAGACGAGGAATTCATTCATACCGAGGACGTGGATGGCAAAATTGGCAAGATCCAATACGATTTTGCGATGCTAATCCCTCCTTTCCGGGGCAAACCAATTCGCTATCTGGACCGGGATGGTAATGATCTGGCCAGCAAGCTGCTCAATCCGGGTGGATTCTTGAAGGTGGACGCCGTCTATGGGAAGCCATACGATCAGCTCGACGGTCAAGATTGGCCAAAGACCTACCAGAATCCGATCTACAAGAATATGTTCGCGGCCGGCATTGCCTTTGCCCCGCCAGGGTGCATGTCTAAACCCATGACGGCCCCGAGTGGCGCCCTCATCTGTCCGGCGATTCCCCGTACTGGTTATACCTCGGAATTGACTGGTAAAGCTGCTGCACTGAACATTGCGGAAATGATTCAGGGGCGTGAACCCAGTCATACCGCATCCTTGGCCGAAACGCCGGGAATGTGTATTGCGTCCTTGAAGGGATCAGTAACCAGCGGTTCGGGATGTACGATTGGTATCTATCCAATTGTGCGTGACCGTAAGCGTTTCCCAGAAAGCAACGGGCGCGACATCAATGCAACCACCGTGGATATGGGTCTCGCTGGTGCATGGATTAAGAAGGGGCTCCACCATGCGTTCCTCTACAAGTTGAGCGCTAAGCCTATGTGGAAGTACATGCCCTAA
- a CDS encoding hypothetical protein (Evidence 5 : Unknown function), with product MTSSDPASQKSGDSMRKRILLGVVVFILTVILVGFFSVGLEVTNTTEFCTSRHSMQVNLKEFQEKKTHWNNRVGVHANCADCHVPKSFWPKMQAKIMASRDLLHEILGTIDTPEKYGAHRLEMAESV from the coding sequence ATGACTTCCAGTGATCCTGCTAGTCAAAAATCCGGGGATTCGATGCGTAAACGGATCCTTTTAGGTGTCGTTGTGTTCATTCTTACCGTAATCCTGGTAGGATTTTTTAGTGTCGGTTTGGAGGTAACGAACACGACCGAGTTCTGTACCTCCCGTCACTCCATGCAGGTTAACCTCAAGGAGTTTCAGGAAAAGAAGACCCACTGGAACAATCGTGTCGGTGTTCACGCCAACTGTGCAGATTGTCATGTACCGAAGAGTTTCTGGCCAAAGATGCAGGCCAAAATTATGGCGAGTAGGGATCTGCTCCATGAGATCTTGGGGACGATTGACACCCCAGAGAAGTATGGGGCGCACCGTCTGGAAATGGCTGAGAGCGTCTGA
- a CDS encoding cytochrome subunit of sulfide dehydrogenase, with the protein MAQLLLSKPLVVVLGLILAVEVLAWNDEKEEAMALTPNLENGTRIYEKCAFCHTPMGWGGQMGHYPQIAGQHVNVIIKQLADIRAGNRENPAMYSFSQHSVLGGPQNIADVAAYIARLPMSPNNELGPGIDLEHGAKLYKEHCVKCHGANGEGSDEDFYPRMQGQHFSYLLRQFYWIKNDQRHNTGTIMVKKIKDLTESDMVATADFISRLRPPPELTAPVGWRNPDFPAQFMMRPGPFSIPPH; encoded by the coding sequence ATGGCGCAGCTATTGCTCTCCAAGCCTCTTGTGGTAGTTTTAGGTCTAATTCTTGCGGTTGAGGTTTTGGCTTGGAATGATGAGAAAGAAGAGGCCATGGCCCTGACTCCTAACCTGGAGAATGGGACGCGCATCTATGAGAAATGCGCGTTCTGTCACACCCCTATGGGGTGGGGCGGCCAAATGGGGCACTATCCTCAGATTGCCGGGCAACACGTCAACGTGATTATCAAGCAGCTTGCTGATATTCGTGCGGGTAACCGTGAGAATCCTGCGATGTATTCTTTCTCCCAGCATAGCGTCTTGGGTGGTCCCCAGAATATTGCCGATGTAGCTGCCTACATCGCTCGTTTGCCCATGTCTCCGAATAATGAACTAGGACCGGGCATCGATCTGGAGCACGGGGCCAAACTCTACAAAGAACATTGCGTGAAATGTCACGGCGCGAATGGAGAGGGCAGCGATGAGGATTTTTATCCTCGTATGCAGGGGCAGCACTTTTCCTATCTGCTTCGTCAGTTTTATTGGATAAAGAACGACCAGAGACACAACACTGGTACAATAATGGTCAAGAAGATTAAAGACTTGACCGAAAGCGACATGGTTGCCACAGCGGACTTTATCTCGCGACTAAGACCGCCACCGGAACTAACCGCCCCAGTTGGTTGGCGTAATCCCGACTTTCCCGCGCAATTTATGATGCGTCCGGGACCATTTAGTATTCCACCCCATTGA
- the fccB gene encoding Sulfide dehydrogenase (flavocytochrome c) flavoprotein chain has protein sequence MSNLTRRNFIKLAVTTTAASTFGFPFITRGAAKRVVVIGGGAGGTIAAKYIKMADPAIEVTLVEQNPNYYTCFLSNEVISGERTLDSLKFSYSGLIKHGVKIVAKMATAIDAVAHKVTVEGGAALEYDRLVVSPGIDLKYDAIDGYSEAITQKLPHAWKAGPQTELLRKQLVAMKNGGTVIISAPADPYRCPPGPYERASQIAHYLKQHKPKSKVIILDAKEKFSKQALFVEGWTALYGFGTPDSMISWLPASAEGKVTRVDPNTMTVYSGELDTVTHGDIINIIPPQMAGKIAQTSGLTDEKGWCPVNKATFESTKAKDVHVIGDACIAADMPKSAYSANSQAKLAAAVVVAALNGGEMPTPTYLNTCYSLLNPDWGISVAGVYRLEGATIKSVEGSGGVSPAKASAAQRKREVAYAYSWYKNITQDMFG, from the coding sequence ATGTCCAATCTTACCCGCAGAAATTTTATAAAGTTAGCGGTTACTACAACGGCGGCCAGCACCTTTGGTTTTCCTTTCATCACACGGGGTGCTGCAAAAAGGGTGGTTGTGATTGGTGGTGGAGCAGGTGGCACGATTGCTGCCAAGTATATTAAGATGGCCGATCCCGCTATCGAAGTGACGCTAGTCGAACAGAATCCGAATTATTACACTTGCTTCCTGAGTAATGAGGTGATCTCGGGAGAGCGTACCCTGGATTCGCTGAAGTTTAGTTATAGTGGCCTCATTAAACACGGCGTAAAAATCGTTGCGAAGATGGCCACTGCGATCGATGCCGTGGCGCATAAAGTGACGGTGGAGGGTGGCGCAGCCCTGGAGTACGATCGACTGGTGGTCTCTCCCGGTATTGACCTCAAATACGATGCCATTGATGGTTATAGCGAGGCCATTACCCAAAAACTCCCCCATGCCTGGAAAGCTGGCCCTCAGACCGAATTGCTGCGCAAGCAATTGGTAGCAATGAAGAATGGCGGGACAGTAATTATCTCAGCACCGGCTGATCCCTATCGTTGCCCCCCTGGACCTTACGAGCGTGCTAGCCAGATCGCTCATTATCTGAAGCAACACAAACCAAAGTCCAAGGTCATCATCCTGGATGCCAAGGAAAAGTTTTCCAAACAGGCGCTATTCGTCGAAGGCTGGACCGCCCTTTATGGTTTTGGTACCCCGGATAGCATGATTAGTTGGCTCCCAGCATCTGCTGAAGGAAAAGTCACGAGGGTGGATCCAAATACCATGACGGTATACTCCGGGGAACTCGATACAGTGACCCATGGCGATATCATCAATATCATCCCACCGCAGATGGCGGGCAAGATCGCCCAAACCAGTGGATTGACCGATGAGAAAGGTTGGTGTCCTGTCAATAAGGCCACCTTTGAATCCACAAAGGCCAAGGATGTGCATGTCATAGGTGATGCCTGTATTGCCGCAGATATGCCGAAGTCTGCCTACTCTGCAAACTCTCAGGCCAAGCTAGCGGCAGCAGTAGTGGTGGCGGCCCTGAACGGTGGCGAAATGCCAACACCTACCTATCTGAATACTTGTTACAGCCTCCTCAATCCTGATTGGGGTATTTCAGTAGCAGGGGTTTATCGCCTGGAAGGCGCCACTATTAAATCGGTTGAGGGTTCTGGTGGTGTTTCCCCGGCGAAGGCGAGCGCCGCCCAGCGTAAACGTGAAGTGGCCTACGCCTATAGTTGGTACAAGAACATTACCCAGGACATGTTTGGTTGA
- the fccA gene encoding Cytochrome subunit of sulfide dehydrogenase — MSQKIIGLSALALGCAMTTAAWSAGPNGALLASTCTGCHGPNGSSMGPATPIISGISVETFVGEMKGFKTGERPSTIMDRLTKGYTDEEINAMAEYFSKQKFERHPQPVDAAKVKAGKALASENCESCHVDAGRKDEDGSSILAGQWLPYLQHAMEDFRAGTRNMPRKMKKRIDAILDANPNGLDSVLQFYASQNK; from the coding sequence ATGAGCCAGAAAATAATCGGTTTATCTGCTTTAGCGTTAGGCTGCGCAATGACTACCGCTGCCTGGTCTGCTGGCCCCAATGGGGCGCTTCTTGCGAGCACTTGTACGGGTTGTCACGGTCCTAATGGCTCTAGTATGGGTCCCGCAACTCCTATCATTTCTGGAATTTCGGTAGAGACCTTTGTCGGAGAGATGAAAGGTTTCAAAACTGGTGAACGTCCATCCACCATCATGGACCGTCTCACCAAGGGTTACACGGATGAAGAAATTAATGCAATGGCCGAGTATTTCAGCAAGCAGAAATTCGAGCGACACCCGCAACCGGTTGATGCAGCCAAAGTAAAGGCAGGTAAGGCCTTGGCGAGCGAAAACTGCGAAAGCTGCCATGTCGACGCAGGAAGAAAGGATGAAGATGGCTCCTCGATCCTCGCAGGGCAGTGGTTGCCCTATTTGCAACATGCCATGGAAGATTTCCGGGCGGGTACCCGTAACATGCCGAGGAAGATGAAGAAGCGCATTGATGCAATCCTCGATGCGAACCCTAACGGCCTCGATAGTGTTCTGCAGTTCTACGCCAGTCAAAATAAGTGA
- a CDS encoding hypothetical protein (Evidence 5 : Unknown function) has product MLARSAPLGPADQAAVVIAQPNAKADKPIIFWLILVTSSCAIVIHLSVVTV; this is encoded by the coding sequence GTGCTCGCAAGAAGCGCCCCATTGGGGCCAGCAGACCAGGCAGCGGTAGTCATTGCGCAGCCTAACGCTAAAGCAGATAAACCGATTATTTTCTGGCTCATCCTCGTGACCTCTTCATGCGCAATAGTAATTCATTTATCTGTTGTAACCGTTTAG
- a CDS encoding Polyphosphate:AMP phosphotransferase has translation MFEAAELGRTLSAQDYREEVPLLREQLLQLQDELRDANFSVIILFHGVDGAGKGETVNLLNAWMDPRGIVTRAFGDPSDEARERPEFWRFWRELPPKGRIALFLSSWYSRPILDHVYGLTETATFERCLNRIVTFERMLVEDGALLIKCWMHLGKKAQKGRLKSLEKDPRTRWRITQTDWKHFNLYDRFIDASEHVLHRTATGETPWTIIEGYDPNYREITVGRMVRDAIRRHLEQSKYHNRSAPPTLTQSFTAIRGGNDASRTVLSHLDMTLAVDKKEDYKGRLEELQGKLNLLFRRAKQQRHSLVVVFEGWDAAGKGGTIRRVTAALDARDYQVIPIAAPTDEEQAHHYLWRFWRHLPQAGRVTIFDRSWYGRVLVERIEGFAPEPTWMRAYSEITDFEEQLHEHNILVVKFWLHVTQEEQLRRFEERKITPYKHYKLTEEDWRNREKWDLYDFAVNDMVERTSTRFAPWTLVEANDKRYARIKVLKTLCDRLAIVVDKLEEPSQNKESSKKQKT, from the coding sequence ATGTTCGAGGCTGCCGAGTTGGGACGTACCCTCTCCGCTCAGGACTATCGGGAAGAGGTCCCTCTCCTACGAGAGCAACTCTTACAGCTTCAGGATGAGCTACGAGACGCCAATTTTTCCGTGATTATCCTGTTTCACGGGGTAGACGGGGCGGGAAAGGGGGAGACTGTCAATCTCCTCAACGCATGGATGGACCCACGAGGAATCGTTACTCGTGCCTTCGGTGACCCCTCCGACGAAGCGCGGGAGCGTCCCGAGTTTTGGCGTTTCTGGCGGGAACTGCCCCCTAAGGGGCGGATCGCCCTGTTTTTGAGTTCCTGGTACTCACGTCCGATCCTCGACCATGTCTATGGCCTGACCGAGACCGCGACCTTTGAGCGCTGCCTGAATCGTATCGTTACCTTCGAGCGGATGTTGGTCGAAGATGGGGCGTTGCTCATTAAGTGTTGGATGCATCTAGGTAAGAAGGCTCAGAAAGGGCGCCTCAAAAGCCTCGAAAAAGACCCGCGCACCCGCTGGCGCATTACCCAGACCGATTGGAAGCACTTCAATCTCTACGACCGTTTCATCGACGCGTCGGAACATGTCTTGCATCGAACTGCCACCGGCGAGACCCCGTGGACGATTATTGAAGGGTACGATCCAAACTATCGGGAGATTACGGTGGGACGAATGGTACGCGATGCGATCCGTCGTCATCTGGAGCAATCCAAGTACCACAACCGATCGGCGCCACCAACGCTCACCCAGAGTTTTACCGCTATCCGTGGAGGTAATGATGCCTCTCGTACTGTTCTATCCCACCTCGATATGACCCTCGCTGTAGATAAAAAAGAGGACTACAAGGGGCGTTTGGAGGAGCTCCAGGGCAAACTTAACCTTCTATTTCGCCGTGCCAAGCAGCAACGGCACTCACTCGTGGTGGTTTTCGAGGGCTGGGATGCTGCCGGTAAAGGGGGGACGATCCGCCGGGTAACTGCGGCCTTGGATGCCCGCGACTACCAAGTTATCCCAATTGCGGCCCCCACGGACGAAGAACAAGCCCACCACTACCTGTGGCGTTTCTGGCGTCACCTACCGCAGGCGGGGAGGGTGACCATTTTTGACCGTTCCTGGTACGGTCGGGTGCTTGTGGAGCGCATCGAAGGGTTTGCACCAGAACCCACGTGGATGCGGGCCTATTCAGAAATTACCGATTTCGAGGAACAACTCCACGAACATAACATCCTTGTGGTGAAATTCTGGTTGCACGTCACCCAAGAAGAACAACTGCGACGTTTCGAAGAACGTAAAATTACTCCCTATAAACATTATAAACTCACCGAAGAAGATTGGCGTAATCGGGAGAAATGGGACCTCTACGACTTTGCCGTTAACGACATGGTCGAACGTACCAGCACTCGTTTTGCCCCCTGGACCCTGGTCGAAGCCAACGATAAACGTTATGCCCGCATCAAAGTCTTGAAGACGCTCTGCGACCGCCTTGCAATAGTAGTAGACAAATTGGAAGAACCCAGCCAGAATAAAGAATCAAGCAAAAAACAGAAAACATAA